TTTTACTTCCTTTCAGAACAACATTCCTTTTGTTGCATATACCACCATACAGATGAGAGATAGTGCTTCTTCTGGTAAGCTTGAGGGGATGATTAACGAATATCAGCTGTATGTTAATGATGAAGAATTATCTAAGTATGAATTTATACCATTTGGTATAAGACATGATAATCCCCTCTATTCTGTGGGGAATCTTTCAGAAGGCAAGCAGGCAGCGCTTGATGGATTTGTGAAGTTTTGTCAGGAATCAAAGATGCAGAAGCTTGCAGCAGAGTATGGCTTTAACGGAATGGATGAATATAAAGGAGATTCTTATGACACCTCCGGAGGTACAATTGTTCAAGCACAAAAACTGTGGAAAGAAAATAAAGACGGGGGTAAAGATATTATTGCTGTTTTCGTAGCTGATACCAGTGGTAGTATGGATGGTGACCCACTTCTTCAATTGAAAAAAAGTTTAATAAATGGTGCTCAGTACATTAACGATAATAACAGCATTGGATTAGTAAGTTATAGCTCTGACGTAACCATAGAAGTACCTGTTGCAAAATTTGACTTAAATCAGCGGGCATATTTTCAAGGTGCTGTAGAGGATTTGCAGGCAGTCGGGGGAACAGCCTCCTATGATGGCGTGGCCGTTGGTATCAGTATGTTGCTGGAGGCAAAGCAAAAGAGCCCAAATGCAAAGCTTATGCTCTTTTTATTAAGTGATGGTGCCACCAATGAAGGAAACACGATGGAATATGTATCACCTCTTATAAAGGAATCTGGAATACCAATTTATACGATTGGTTATAATGCTGACATAGAAGCATTGCAGACAATTTCGGAAATTAATGAAGCTTCCAGTATAAATGCAGATTCTGATGATGTTATCTATAAAATAAAGAGTTTATTTAATGCCCAAATGTAATACTTATACTAATAAAAATAAATTTATTATAAAAGCTTTAATATGAATAGACAGCCAGGTTTCATAAAAACCAGACTGTCTATTTTTTGTATTGATTAATTTGATAATAAGTACCAACTTACGAATCAGCCTATAAAGATGATACAATGTGAATATTTTTTTTGTAGATAGGTATAATAGCTATGTAATTCACTCACTTAAATATTCTTACCTTAGGAGGTCATCATGGAAAATAGCTATAATAACAATTATTCAGACAAGTCAGGTAGTAACGCTTATACGGGAGAATCTTCAAAAAACAAGACCAGTA
The nucleotide sequence above comes from Anaerocolumna cellulosilytica. Encoded proteins:
- a CDS encoding vWA domain-containing protein, with translation MRNNKIVKFIFGIVAVFVIVLVLVNLAGNPKSKQTSEFTSYSEKDIAGKITFLKDKINITEATPRKASVELTTASLYDELPEIEKYPLVVEGTGDIVLEIFVSPEKAGSGKDGWLIEAAKEFNAQKFKVGKKTASVSIRNVSSGQGADYIISGKYLPDAYTPSSRLWGDLIKAQGGNVTVEVDRMVGNVAGILVSKTTKNKLETAYGKADLEAVIKAVVNNEIVMGYTNPLSSSTGLNFLLSTLNYYDQDQLLSEKAKAGFTSFQNNIPFVAYTTIQMRDSASSGKLEGMINEYQLYVNDEELSKYEFIPFGIRHDNPLYSVGNLSEGKQAALDGFVKFCQESKMQKLAAEYGFNGMDEYKGDSYDTSGGTIVQAQKLWKENKDGGKDIIAVFVADTSGSMDGDPLLQLKKSLINGAQYINDNNSIGLVSYSSDVTIEVPVAKFDLNQRAYFQGAVEDLQAVGGTASYDGVAVGISMLLEAKQKSPNAKLMLFLLSDGATNEGNTMEYVSPLIKESGIPIYTIGYNADIEALQTISEINEASSINADSDDVIYKIKSLFNAQM